In one Corynebacterium bovis DSM 20582 = CIP 54.80 genomic region, the following are encoded:
- a CDS encoding EamA family transporter, whose translation MAVTPRPRSRPAADPVPASLPPSRPRSASVGGVALVLGSCVSLQFGASAATHLFPSAGTWGTTSVRLVLAALVLLAATRPRVRSWDRRAWRAVVLLGVALGGMNGLFYASLDRVPLGVAVTVEFLGPLLLAAVRSRSARDMVWVVVAVVGVGLLGAGAVTGAGGAADGAVSGGAGAGGAGSPVAAADAVGLLLALGAGGFWVCYILTAASVGRRVPGTGGLAVAMAVGALVTLPLGARGAAVVVTDPGLVLLAAGTALLGPVVPYTLELAALRRTPPGVFGILLSLEPAVAALAGWVMLGQVLGVRQWVAVGLVVLASGGTTLSRPRRTRDRGA comes from the coding sequence ATGGCTGTCACCCCCCGGCCCCGGAGCCGTCCCGCCGCCGACCCCGTCCCGGCGTCGCTTCCCCCGTCGCGCCCGCGGTCGGCCTCGGTCGGCGGCGTGGCCCTCGTCCTCGGGTCGTGCGTCTCGCTCCAGTTCGGGGCCTCGGCGGCGACCCACCTGTTCCCCTCCGCCGGGACGTGGGGGACGACGTCGGTCCGGCTCGTCCTCGCCGCCCTCGTCCTCCTCGCGGCGACCCGGCCGCGGGTCCGCTCGTGGGACCGGCGGGCGTGGCGGGCGGTCGTGCTCCTCGGCGTCGCCCTCGGCGGGATGAACGGGCTGTTCTACGCCTCGCTCGACCGGGTGCCGTTGGGGGTGGCGGTGACGGTGGAGTTCCTCGGGCCGCTGCTGCTCGCCGCGGTGCGGTCGCGCAGCGCCCGGGACATGGTGTGGGTCGTCGTGGCCGTCGTCGGGGTCGGCCTGCTCGGCGCGGGCGCGGTCACGGGCGCCGGGGGCGCGGCCGACGGCGCGGTGTCCGGGGGTGCGGGTGCCGGCGGCGCGGGGTCGCCCGTCGCCGCCGCCGACGCGGTCGGCCTGCTGCTCGCCCTCGGCGCCGGCGGGTTCTGGGTCTGCTACATCCTCACGGCGGCGTCCGTCGGGCGGCGCGTGCCGGGGACGGGCGGCCTGGCGGTCGCGATGGCCGTCGGGGCGCTGGTCACCCTGCCGCTCGGGGCCCGGGGTGCGGCGGTGGTCGTCACGGACCCGGGGCTGGTGCTGCTCGCGGCGGGGACCGCGCTGCTGGGGCCGGTGGTGCCGTACACGCTGGAGCTCGCGGCGTTGCGGCGCACGCCGCCGGGGGTGTTCGGGATCCTGCTGAGTCTGGAGCCGGCCGTCGCCGCCCTCGCGGGGTGGGTCATGCTGGGGCAGGTGCTCGGCGTCCGCCAGTGGGTCGCCGTCGGGCTCGTCGTCCTCGCCAGTGGGGGGACGACGCTGTCCCG